Proteins encoded by one window of Heliangelus exortis chromosome 5, bHelExo1.hap1, whole genome shotgun sequence:
- the RTF1 gene encoding RNA polymerase-associated protein RTF1 homolog: MRGALCVPAGRAARGRPGRCERRAAAGAGKGREGKGRGGEKAGSAMVKKRKGRVLIDSDTEDSGSEENLDQELLSLAKRKRSDSEEKEPPVSKPTASSDSETSDSDDEWTVGGSKNKKKGKAGKAEKKGAMKKQMNKAASSGSSDKDSSAESSAPEEGEVSDSESNSSSSSSDSDSSSEDEEFHDGYGEDLMGDEEDRARLEQMTEKEREQELFNRIEKREVLKRRFEIKKKLKTAKKKEKKEKKKKQEEEQEKKKLTQIQESQVMSHNKERRSKRDEKLDKKSQAMEELKAEREKRKNRTAELLAKKQPLKTSEVYSDDEEEEEDDKSSEKSDRSSRSSSSDEEEEKEEIPPKSQPVSLPEELNRVRLSRHKLERWCHMPFFAKTVTGCFVRIGIGNHNSKPVYRVAEITGVVETAKVYQLGGTRTNKGLQLRHGNDSRVFRLEFVSNQEFTESEFMKWKEAMFSAGMQLPTLDEINKKEVSIKEALNYKFNDQDIEEIVKEKERFRKAPPNYAMKKTQLLKEKAMAEDLGDQDKAKQIQDQLNELEERAEALDRQRTKNISAISYINQRNREWNIVESEKALVAESHSMKNQQMDPFTRRQCKPTIVSNSRDPAVQAAILAQLNAKYGSGVLPDAPKDMSKGQGKDKDVNSKSASDLSEDLFKVHDFDVKIDLQVPSSESKALAITSKAPPAKDGAPRRSLNLEDYKKRRGLI; encoded by the exons ATGCGCGGTGCCCTTTGTGTCCCGGCCGGGCGGGCGGCGCGGGGCAGGCCGGGCCGCTGTGAGCGCCGCGCCGCCGCCGGGgcggggaagggaagggaagggaaggggagggggggggaaaaagccGGCTCCGCCATGGTGAAGAAGCGGAAAGGCCGCGTCCTTATCGACTCCGATACTGAGGATAGCGGTAGCGAGGAGAACCTAGATCAG GAGCTGTTATCATTGGCCAAACGCAAACGCAGTgattctgaagaaaaggagcCACCTGTGAGCAAACCTACAGCATCTTCAGACTCTGAGACATCAGACAGTGATGATGAG TGGACTGTTGGAGgttctaaaaacaaaaaaaagggaaaagcgggcaaggcagagaaaaaaggagcCATGAAGAAACAGATGAACAAAGCTGCCTCTTCAGGCAGCTCGGATAAAGACAGCTCGGCTGAGAGCTCTGCACCTGAAGAGG GAGAAGTCTCTGACTCTGAAAGCAACAGCTCATCATCCAGCTCAGATTCAGATTCTTCATCTGAAGATGAAGAATTCCATGATGGCTACGGAGAAGACCTGATGGGAGATGAAGAAGACCGAGCTCGACTGGAACAAAtgacagaaaaggagagagagcagGAGCTGTTCAACAGGATAGAGAAGAGAGAAGTGCTAAAGAGAAG ATTTGAAATCAAGAAGAAActaaaaacagcaaaaaagaaagaaaagaaagagaaaaagaaaaagcaagaggaagagcaggagaagaaaaaactcACACAGATCCAGGAATCCCAG GTCATGTCACATAACAAAGAGCGACGATCAAAGCGGGATGAGAAGCTAGACAAGAAATCTCAGGCAATGGAGGAgctaaaagcagaaagagagaaaaggaagaacagaacaG CTGAATTACTTGCAAAAAAACAGCCATTAAAAACTAGTGAAGTATACTCAgatgatgaagaggaggaggaagatgataAGTCTAGTGAGAAAAGTGATCGCTCATCCAGATCTTCATCCTCTGATGAAGAGGAAGA gaaagaagaaatccCCCCCAAGTCCCAGCCAGTGTCCTTGCCTGAAGAACTGAACAGAGTTCGGTTATCGCGGCACAAGCTGGAACGCTGGTGTCACATGCCCTTCTTTGCCAAAACAGTCACTGGCTGCTTTGTCCGTATTGGCATTGGAAATCACAACAGCAAACCTGTTTATAGG GTTGCTGAAATAACTGGTGTGGTAGAAACTGCAAAAGTTTACCAGCTTGGTGGCACCCGGACAAACAAAGGGCTCCAGTTGCG GCATGGCAATGATTCACGTGTGTTTCGTTTGGAGTTTGTCTCGAATCAGGAATTTACTGAAAGTGAATTTATGAAGTGGAAGGAAGCG ATGTTCTCTGCTGGGATGCAGCTACCCACGCTAGATGAGATAAACAAGAAGGAAGTGTCCATCAAAGAAGCCCTCAACTACAAGTTTAATGATCAGGACATTGAGGAG attgtgaaggagaaggaaaggttCAGAAAAGCACCTCCAAATTATGCTATGAAGAAAACTCAGCTGTTAAAGGAGAAG GCTATGGCTGAGGACTTGGGGGACCAGGATAAAGCCAAACAGATCCAAGATCAGCTTAATGAACTAGAAGAGAGAGCAGAAGCCCTGGATCGTCAAcgaacaaaaaatatttctgcaatcaG tTACATCAACCAGAGAAACAGGGAATGGAATATCGTTGAGTCTGAGAAGGCTCTTGTG gctgaaagTCACAGCATGAAAAACCAACAGATGGATCCCTTTACTAGGAGGCAGTGCAAGCCCACAATAGTGTCTAAT TCCAGAGATCCTGCTGTCCAAGCTGCCATCCTTGCTCAGCTAAATGCAAAATATGGGTCTGGTGTGTTACCAGATGCTCCAAAGGACATGAGTAAG GGTCAAGGGAAGGATAAAGATGTGAACTCCAAATCAGCCAGTGACCTCTCAGAAGATCTTTTCAAAGTGCATGACTTTGATGTAAAGATTGATCTTCAGGTTCCCAGTTCAG AATCTAAGGCACTGGCCATCACCTCCAAGGCTCCACCAGCAAAAGATGGTGCCCCTCGACGATCATTGAACTTGGAGGACTACAAAAAGAGGCGGGGGCTTATTTGA